The following proteins are co-located in the Telopea speciosissima isolate NSW1024214 ecotype Mountain lineage chromosome 9, Tspe_v1, whole genome shotgun sequence genome:
- the LOC122638928 gene encoding disease resistance protein Roq1-like codes for MGGLGKTTIAKAIYNCIFRSFNGSSFLIDVREEASQGNKGLVSLEKRLLKDILDRDEDISNSSQGSKLLEKRLHREKILLILDDVDNYKQLDTLAGGINWFGQGSRVIITTRDDHCLNVHKSDKDIKIYKPKELNAENSLQLFSLHAFSMSKPPEDFKELSCEVVQHVGGLPLTLEVLGSFLCGKNKDEWKDTLRGLKDIIDNKVSRMLIRSYDDEVFARLMISYKKLSDQEKIIFLDIACYFIGWKAKEAIPLWEACELNPRLAIKELTQKHLLKIDDYGRLRMHDELRFMGKYRIHLHLSINLN; via the coding sequence ATGGGCGGCCTTGGAAAGACAACTATTGCAAAGGCTATCTATAATTGCATCTTTAGAAGCTTTAATGGAAGTAGCTTTCTTATAGATGTGAGAGAAGAAGCTTCACAAGGAAATAAAGGTTTAGTTTCATTGGAGAAGCGACTTCTTAAAGATATCTTGGACAGGGACGAAGACATAAGCAATTCTTCTCAAggatcaaaattgttagaaaaGAGACTTCATAGAGAAAAAATTCTTCTTATTCTCGATGACGTGGACAATTATAAACAACTTGATACATTAGCTGGTGGAATAAATTGGTTTGGTCAAGGAAGCAGGGTCATCATAACAACTAGAGATGACCATTGTTTGAATGTACATAAATCTGATAAAGATATCAAAATATATAAGCCTAAAGAACTAAATGCtgagaattctcttcaactcTTTAGTTTGCATGCCTTTTCAATGAGCAAACCTCCTGAAGATTTTAAGGAGCTTTCATGTGAAGTCGTGCAACATGTTGGTGGATTACCCCTAACCCTAGAGGtgttgggttcttttctatgtGGCAAAAACAAAGATGAATGGAAAGATACATTAAGAGGATTGAAAGATATCATTGATAACAAGGTCTCTAGAATGTTGATAAGAAGCTATGATGATGAGGTCTTTGCAAGGTTGATGATAAGTTACAAAAAACTAAGTGACCAagaaaaaatcatatttcttgATATTGCATGCTATTTCATTGGATGGAAAGCAAAAGAAGCAATTCCATTATGGGAAGCTTGTGAGTTGAATCCAAGATTAGCCATAAAAGAACTCACTCAAAAGCACCTACTAAAGATTGATGATTATGGCAGATTGAGAATGCATGATGAACTTCGATTTATGGGCAAGTACCGAATCCACTTACATTTATCTATCaatcttaattaa